CTGTTCACGGAACGAGTCACGAAGTTCTCGGTTGGACACCCGCAGGCACCATCTGGCCATCTCTTGATTGCCCGCGCGGTCAAACTCGTTCGCCTTTATAGCCCATCGCCGCGCTCTTGTTTCGTGTGCTTGGGCCGCCTGCCTCAGTCGCGCAATTTCATCGATTCGCCTGTTCTCCTCGAACCAGGCGCGTTGGTCGTTGAAGTAGCCCTGGTAGCGACGGCGTTCGAGCGCTTCGCGGTCGGCCGCCCACCGGGCCTCGTACCACTCGCGGCTCCTGATAACGGGCTCGGTCGTCGGACCCGGGGTGGGCGGCGGAGTCGGCTCCGGGTCGGCCTGCGCTCGGGAGGTCTTCGGGGCCAGCACCTCCAGCAGGGACAGGTCGTTGAGCGGTGGGGTGTCCGGCCGGCCCGGGGCCGTGCCTGCGGTGCCGCCCTGCTGAGGGTGCGGTGAGATGGGCGCCCCGGTCGTCGGCGGATGGGTGCGCGGCCCGGGCGGGTTCGAGGTGACCGTAGGTGTCGACAGACCGGTCGTCACCGGCGCGGATGCGCTGGTCAGGCTGGATGTCGTGGCCACCACCGGGGCGGGGGCGGGCACGCTTGGGCCCGGACCGGGGGTGGTCGTCGGAGCAGGGCCGGGCGGCATGTTCGGCGCGGGGCCCGGGGCAGTCGGCGGCGCAGTGGTAACGGTCGGTGCGCTCGCGGTGGTGACGCTCGGGGCGCTTGTGGTAGCGGCGGTCGGGGCGCTCGTGGTGGTCACGGCCGAGGTGGTGGACGGCGTGGTCCCGCTGTTCGTCCCGGGCGGCTCGACCGGCGCAGCGGTGATCGTCGGGGACGCGGACAGCGTCGGCTCGACGGTGACAGCCGACAGTGTCGGTGCCGAGGTCACCGGAGCCGGCGCGGGACCGTTGGTCACCGGGTCGACGGTGCGGGGCGTGACGGTCGTCGGCTCGGGCGCTACCGATCGGGAGACGGGCTCGGAAAGATGCTGGGTCGGGTCGGGCAGATCGATCGGAACGTAACTCGTGCCCCTGGTCTCCACCGGTGCCGGGGCGGGTGCCGGGTCCGTCATGACGGTCCGCGTCATCACCGGGTCCGCGCTGCCCTGCGCGCCACCCAGGTCGGACGGGCCACGCTGGCTCGGGAGAGCCGACGAGAACGATTCCGACATCGGGACGGTCGGGACCGTAGGCGGTCCTGTGTGGCTCGGCAGGTTCGGAGCGGTCGACGGACCAGCCGACGGACCGGCGAGCGCGCTCAGCCGGCCGTCCAACCGGGCCTGGAGGGCGGCGTCGGCCTGGCCGACGGAGGAGCCGGTGGCGCCCGACGCGGCGGCGCGGGCCGCGTCCTCCAGGCCGATGAACCCGCCCCCGGTCGCCAGGCTCGCGGCCTGCTCGGCGATCACCTCGCCGCCCATCTCGCGCCCGAAGTGCTCGGCGATCCGCCCGCCCCGGCTGGTGGCGTGCCGACCGAGGCCGGCGAGCGGCGCGGCGGCCCCGCCCGCGAAGCCACCCACCGTGGACGTGCCCAGATCGGCGAGATCCAGGCCGTCCCGTCGGCCGGTCGAGTTCTGGTAGCCCTGGACGGCGAGGTTCACGCCGCCCTCTTCGGCTGCTTCGAACAACCCGCCCCGGAGCGCGTTGCGGCCCAGCCCACGCAGCCCGTCCCTGGTGACCTGCTTGGCGGCCCGCTCGGTGGCTTCCTTCATCCCCTTCTTGAGGGTCTTGCGGGCGAGTTGGGCGATGAGCTTCTTGAAGATCTGCTGGACGACGAAGCGGGTCGCGGTGATCGCCGCGGCGGCGGCCGGGGACGCGGCGCCGGCGGTGAGCACCACCGCCACCGCCATCCCGAGCAGCTCGACCACCAGGATGCCCAGCTCGATCCAGACTTCGAGCTTGGCTCCCTCGATGTCGCAGCCGCACTCCTCGACCAGGCGACCGAGGTCGGTGCTGACCGCGAGCAGCAGCGGCAGTGGGGCTTCGTCCCCGTCGGCCACCTTCTTCCAGGCGGTGTCGAAAGCCTCCGCGACCGCGCCGACCGCACCGTACCCGCTGCGCACCTCGTTGGCGGCGGTGATCGCGTCGGCACGTGGGCCGGCCAGGGTCGCGGCCACGCCGTACCACTTGTCGGCGAGGTCCCAGACGGCCTTCTCGTTACCCTCCGGCCACTCGACGCCGACCACCCAGTCGAGGGCTTCGTAGACCCAGCCCGGCAACTGCCAGGGGCAGAAGTCGAGGGGGTGCGGGATGGGGCTCGGCAGTACGGTCACACCGGCTCCCCTGACCGGTCAGGGCACATCGTGCCGACGCTGGTTGCTCACCCGGTTGAGGCGGCCCGCGTTGGCCGCGTCGGTCTCCACGTTGGCCCGTACCGACTCGACCACGGCCGCGCCGAGGCCGTCGATGTGCCGACCGAGGCCGTCCCAGGCACGCAGCAGCGTCGCCTCGAATCCCCGGTACGTCTTCTCGAACGCCGCGCCGATGTCGTCCCCACCCCAGGGCTGCCGGGCGCTGGCGGTCGCGATCTCCGCGCCCGGGCCGTCCCGTTTGGCCTTGACCGCGCGACCGGCGAGGGAGAGATCCGTGCCGCCCCGTCGAGCCCGCTCCGGGTCGAGCCAGAGCTGCCCGTCAGTCACGCCGCTCACCACCGTGCCCCATGACCGCGTCCGCCCGGCTGAGCAGAGCGCCGAAGTCGCCGGTCCGCACGAAGTCCATCGAGCCCGAATCAGCGGGCAGGTAGCCGGCGACGAGCTTCTGGGTGGCGGCCATCGCCGCCTCGGTGGCCTTCTGGATCGTCCTGGTGGTCTTCCGACTCAACGCCTGGGCGTCCCGACTCTGGAACACCGACGGAGCCATCTCGACGGAGATCAGTTGCCCGCGGGCACCCACAGTGGCCGTAACCTGGCCGTCGTCGGAACGCTCCGTCACCCGCAGCTCGGCCAGCCGGGCCTGAAGCTCGTCCAGACCGGACCGCAACTGCTGGTACTGGCCGTACACCTCGTCGAACCGCGCCCGTAGCCCGCGGTTGGCGTCCCGGTCCGCGCTCTCCGTCAACGCCGCCTCCCGTCACCTTGGGTAGGGCAGACCATACCGGGACACCGCGACTCCGTGGGGGTCCGGTAACTTCAGCGCGTGATCGACCGTCAGCAGGCCGAGCAGCTCGCCTCCGTCTGGGCGCGACGCGACTCGCAGCGCCTCGGCCACGAGTGCGTCCCCGTGGTCGAGGAGTTCGACGTCGGCTACGTCATCTCGTCCACGGTGGCGGGTGGCGTCCCGACCGTTCCGGGCGACCTGCCGACCACGGTGGTCGACCGGGAGACCGGCGAGGTCAGCCACTGGCCACGACTGCCGGCGGAGATCGTCGCACAGACGTACCGGCAGCGTCGGCCCAGCCAGCGCGCGCCGCGTACCGTCGACCCGGCCGCCCAACTGCTGCGGGAGATCCACCGCCTGCCGACGCCCGGTACGGCCGCGCACCTCACCGTCGACGGCCGGACTTACGTCGCCCAGGGCGCGAAGGGCGACGTCGAGGTGAACCACCACCCGATGATCCAGGGCTACCTGAGCAGCGTGCCCACCGGACACCTGGTCCGGGGCGGCGATCGGCACGCCGAGCTGGTCGTCGTCTCCGACGTGCTGCACGAGTACGACCACCAACGCGCGCTCGCCGGTCAGCCGCCGCTGGACTTCGAGGAGTACCTCGCGCTGCTGGAGACCGCCCGGTTGGAGATCTTCCGGGTACGTGAGCCGGGTGATCCGGCCGGCGGCCCGGCGGACCGTCCCTGCGACTCGTGTCTGACCGCGCTGGTCCACCTGCGCCTACGGCCGTGGGCCGACCTGGCCTACGTCGAGCCGTGGCGGCCCGACCCCCAGCCCCTCCCCGACCCGAACCGCTTCCCAGCCGAGGTCGCCCACTCCCTCGCCGCCGCCGGCTGGCGACCGGAATTCGGTGACGAGTTGCTGGCAGAAGCGGCCATCGACGAGACCTGCGAGGCAGTGGTCGGCTCCGCTCAGCTCCCTCGGTTCCCTGCCGCTCTCCAGGCTCTGACCGCTTTCCCGAGCCTTTCCAGCGGACGTCGCGGTCCGGGTGAAGCGGTTTGGATCTCCCGCTTCCAGGTGGATCCGTTGCCGGTCGCGCACAGTGTGGCCAGTCTGGTGGATTTTGGGCGGGTGTTGGGCGTACGGCTGTTTCCGATCGGTACGGAGCGGCAGGACAGCATCCTCGCGGTCGACGAGCGGGGTCGGATCTTCGCCCTCGACCAGGCCGGTGAGTGGTTCCTCGGTCCGGACGTCGACGCCGCCCTCACCACGCTCCTGCTCGGGCGAGCCCCCGCCCGGGTGCACGACGACGGCACCTGGTAGCCCTCGGACGAGGGCGCTACACCTGCACGCCGGTGAGCACCAGCACCCGGGGTTCGGTGTAGTCGTCCATGGCGCTGCGGACGCCCTCGCGGCCCACCCCGCTGCCCTTGGTCCCGCCGTACGGCATCTGGTCGGCCCGGTACGACGGCACGTCGCCGACGATCACGCCGCCGACATCCAGGGCGCGGGCGGCGGCGAAGGCGACGTCGACGCGGTGGGTGAAGACGCCGGCCTGGAGCCCGTACGCGGAGTCGTTGACGGCGGCGAAGGCGGCCCGGTCGTGGGCGACCCGGGTGACCACCAGCACCGGCCCGAACACCTCCTCGGTGTTGACCTTGGCGTCGGCCGGCGCCCCGGTGAGCACGGTCGGCGGGTAGCTGCTGCCGTCCCGGCGTCCGCCGACCTCGATGGTGGCGCCGGCGACGGCCGCCTCGTCCACCCAGGACTCGACCCGCTCGGCGGCCTGGACGGAGATCAGCGGGCCGACGTCGGTCGTCTCGTCGGCCGGGTCTCCGAGGCGTAGCTGCTCGACGGCGGCGACCAGTCTGGGCAGGAACGCGTCGTAGAGCCATTCGTGCACGTAGACCCGTTGCACGGCGATGCACGACTGCCCGGCCTGGTAGTTGGCGAAGGTGGCGATCCGGTGCGCGGCGTAGGTGAGGTCCTCGTCGGTGTTCCAGTCCTCGCAGATCACCGCCGCCGCGTTGCCGCCGAGTTCGAGGGTGACGTGTTTCTCGGGCGCGGCCCGGCGGACGGCCGCGCCGACCGGCCCGGAGCCGGTGAACGACACCACCGGCAGTCTCGGGTCGGCGACCAGCCCGGCGGCGCGTTCGTTGGGCAGTGGCAGCACCGAGAAGACGCCTTCCGGCAGCCCGGTCTCGGCGAGGAGCTCGCCGAGCAGCAGCGCGGTCAGCGGGGTGGCCGGGGCGGGTTTGACCACGATCGGCGCGCCGACGGCCAGCGCCGGCGCGACCTTGTGGGCGACGAGGTTGAGCGGGAAGTTGAACGGGGTGATGCCGAGCACCGGGCCCCGGGGCACCCGCCGGACCAGGGCGATCCGCCCGGTGGCGGTGGGGTCGGTGTCGAGGCGTTGCAGGTCGCCGGTGAACCGGCGGGCTTCTTCGGCGGCCCAGCGGAAGGTGGAGACGGCCCGCCCCACCTCGGCCCGCGCCCACTTGAGTGGCTTGCCGTTCTCGGCGGTGATCAGCCGGGCGGTCTCGTCGGCCCGTTCGGCGAGCCGGCGGGAGACGTGGTCCAGGGCCGCCGCGCGGACGTGCGCGGGCAGGGCCGCGGCCTCCGTGGCCACGGCGGCGGCTGCCGCGACTGCCGCTTCGACCTGCTCGGGCGTGGCGTGCGTGGTACGCCCGACCGCCCGCCCGTCGTACGGGTGGTGGACGGTCAGCTCGCCGTCGCCGTGGACGGGTCGCCCGGCGACGAAGAAGGGACGCGACTGCACCCGCCAAGCGTAGAGGACCACGAAATTCCCGGTGGACCCACCGACTTCACGGAAACGGTCGTGCCTGCCCTTGTCTGCCTCGGATTCGGTGGCCAAGATGGCAGGACGGCCGCGATTACCGCCGCAGAAGCCCGACCACCCCGGAGACTTCCATGAGTGATCTGCAGAGGCTGCGCAACTTCGTCGACGGCGGCTACGTCGACCCGGTCGACGGCGGGTACGCCGACCTGGTCGACCCGTGCACGGGTGAGGTGTTCGCGCAGGCCCCGGTCTCGGGCGCGGCGGACGTGGACCGGGCGGCCTCCGCCGCCGCGACCGCTTTCGAGAGCTGGCGGGACACCACGCCCGCGGAACGTCAGCGGGCCCTGCTGAAGCTTGCCGACGCGGTGGAGTCGCGGGCGGCGGAGCTGGTCGACGCCGAGGTCCGCAACACCGGCAAGCCCCGCCAGTTGACCGCCGACGAGGAGCTGCCCCCGGCGGTCGACCAGCTCCGGTTCTTCGCCGGGGCGGCCCGGCTGCTGGAGGGCCGGTCGGCCGGCGAGTACCTTGCCGGTCACACCTCCTACGTGCGGCGCGAGCCGGTCGGGGTGTGCGCCCAGGTGACCCCGTGGAACTACCCGCTGATGATGGCGGTGTGGAAGGTCGCCCCGGCGTTGGCGGCCGGGAACACGGTGGTGCTGAAACCGTCGGACACCACCCCGGTCTCCACGTTGCTGCTGGCCGAGATCGCCGCCGAGTTCCTGCCGCCGGGCGTGCTCAACGTGGTCTGTGGGGATCGGGACACCGGTCGGGCCCTGGTCGCCCACCCGACGCCCCGGCTGGTGTCGATCACCGGCTCGACCCGGGCCGGCCGGGAGGTGGCGGCGGCAGCCGCGACGGACCTGAAACGTACCCATCTGGAGTTGGGTGGGAAGGCGCCGGTGGTGGTGTTCGACGACGCGGACGTGGCGGCGGCGGCCGAGGCGATCGCGGCGGCCGGTTACTTCAACGCCGGGCAGGACTGCACGGCGGCGACCCGGGTGCTGGCCGGGCCGGGTGTGCACGACGATTTCGTGGCCGCGTTGACCGAGCAGGCGAGGGGCATCCGGACGGGCGGCCCGGACGACGCGGACGTGCTCTACGGGCCGCTGAACAACGCCGCCCAGTTGGCCCGGGTGCGGGGTTTCGTGGACCGGCTGCCCGATCACGCGAGCGTGCGGGCCGGTGGCACGCCGGTCGGCGAGCGGGGCTTCTTCTACGCGCCGACGGTGGTCTCCGGGGTGCGTCAGCCGGACGAGATCATCCAGGAGGAGGTGTTCGGGCCGGTGATCACCGTGCAGCGTTTCGACGACGAGGACACGGCGGTGCGCTGGGCGAACGGCGTGCCGTACGGGCTGGCCGCCTCGGTCTGGACCCGGGACCACGGGCGGGCGATGCGGATGACCCGGCGGCTGGATTTCGGCTGCGTCTGGGTGAACACGCACATCCCGCTGGTCGCGGAGATGCCGCACGGCGGGTTCAAGCACTCCGGGCACGGCAAGGACCTCTCCGCGTACGGGCTGGAGGACTACACCCGGGTCAAGCACGTCATGCACCACATCGAGGGCTGAGCCGTGACCTTCTCCGAGGAGCTGCGTCGGCGGCGTACGGCGGCGGTGGCCCGGGGCGTGGGCAGCGTGCTCGGCTCGTACGTGGACCACGCGGTCGGGGCCACGATCACCGACGTGGACGGCAGGCGGTGGCTGGACTTCGCCTCGGGCATCGCCGTGACCAACGTCGGGCACGCCGCTCCGGCCGTGGTCGAGGCGGTCCGCGCGCAGGTGGAGCGGTTCACCCACACCTGCTTCATGGTCGCCCCGTACGAGTCGTACGTGGCGGTCTGCGAGGAGCTGAACGCGCTCACCCCCGGCGGTTTCGAGAAACGTTCGCTGCTGGTCAACTCGGGCGCGGAGGCGGTGGAGAACGCGATCAAGATCGCCCGGCACGCCACCGGACGCCCGGCGGTGGTGGCGTTCGAGCACGCCTACCACGGCCGGACGAATCTGACCATGGCGTTGACCGCGAAGAACATGCCGTACAAGCACCGGTTCGGGCCGTTCGCCGGTGAGGTGCACCGGGCGCCGATGTCGTATCCGCTGCGCGACGGCGGGTTGTCCGGCCCGGACGCGGCGGCCCGGGTGGTCGACCTGGTCGAGAAGCAGGTCGGCGCGGAGAACGTGGCCGCGCTGCTGGTCGAGCCGATCCAGGGCGAGGGCGGTTTCGTCGTACCGGCCGGGGGTTTCCTGCCGGCGCTGCGGGAGTGGGCGACGGCGGCCGGGGTGGTGTTCGTCGCCGACGAGATCCAGACCGGGTTCTGCCGGACGGGGGACTGGTTCGCCTGCGCGCACGAGGACGTCGTGCCGGATCTGGTCGCCACGGCGAAGGGCATCGCCGGTGGCCTGCCGTTGGCCGGGGTGACCGGTCGGGCCGAGCTGATGGACGCGGCGCACGTCGGCGGCCTCGGCGGCACGTACGGCGGCAACCCGGTGGCCTGCGCGGCGGCGCTGGCCAGCATCGGGATCATGCGGGAGCGCGAGCTGGACGCGGCGGCCCGGCGGATCTGGGCGACGGCCTGGCCCCGACTGCACGCCGTCGCGGCCCGGGATCCGCGGGTGGCTGAGGTGCGCGGTCGGGGCGCGATGCTCGCCGTCGAGCTGGTCCGGCCGGGCACCCTCACGCCCGATCCGGCCGGCGCGGCGGCGGTGTCGGCGGCCTGTCACGCCGCCGGTCTGCTCACCCTGACCTGCGGCACGTACGGCAACGTGCTGCGCCTGCTGCCCCCGCTGGTGATCACCGACGCCGAGCTGGCCCGTGGGCTGGACGTCCTCGACGCCGCGTTCGCCCGGACCTCTTGATCACGAATAGGTCAAGACATCGTCGAATTTGACTTCGGGTGCCATACGATCCCCGTCACTCGATCAGCCTTGATCGATTGGCGCGCCACAAGCGCGCTGCTCAAGGGAAGGAACACCCCGAGGGATGACAGACTCCCCCGCCACAGGACGCCGCTGGCGTCTCGCCGTGGCCACCACCGCCGCCGCAGCCACCGTGGCGATCGGCGCCCCCGCGACCGCCGCGCCGGCCGAGGGCCGGATCCTGCTCGCCGGTGGCGCGACCGCCGTCGACAACTCGTACATCGTCGTCTTCGAGGACAGCGCGGTCGGCCGCCCCGAGGTCGGCGCGAAGGCGCGTGGCCTCGCCGGCCGGCACGGCGGCGCGATCGGCCGGACGTACTCGAACGCGTTGCGCGGCTTCGAGGCCCGGATGTCGGAGACGGCCGCCAAGCGGCTCGCCGCCGACCCGGCCGTCCGGTACGTGCAGCAGAACCACACCGTCCGGATCTCCGCCACGCAGTCCCCCACCCCCTCCTGGGGCCTGGACCGGATCGACCAGCGCTCCCTTCCCCTGAACAGCTCCTACACGTACGCGAACAACGGCGCGGGCGTGAAGGCGTACATCATCGACACCGGCATCCGTACCACGCACAGCGACTTCGGCGGCCGGGCGGTCTCCGGGTACGACGCGGTCGACGGCGGCGCGGCCGACGACTGCAACGGCCACGGCACGCACGTCGCCGGCACGGTCGGCGGCACCGCGTACGGGGTGGCCAAGGGCGTCACCCTGGTCGCCGTCCGGGTGCTCGACTGCGCCGGCAGCGGCACCAACGCCGGGGTCATCGCCGGTGTCGACTGGGTGACCGGAAACCACGCCGCCGGCGAGAAGGCGGTCGCCAACATGAGTCTCGGCGGCGGCTTCAACCAGGCCATCAACGACGCGGTGGCCCGGTCCATCGCCGACGGCGTCACCTACGGCCTGGCCGCCGGCAACGACTACGGCGCGAACGCCTGCAACAGCTCGCCGGCCAGCACCCCGGCCGGCATCACGGTGGGCGCCACCCAGTCCAACGACGCCCGGGCCAACTACTCCAACATCGGCTCCTGCCTGGACATCTTCGCCCCGGGCTCGTCGATCACCTCGGCCTGGCACACCAGCAACACCGCCACGAACAGCATCTCCGGCACGTCCATGGCGACCCCGCACGTGGTCGGCGCCGCCGCCCTGGTGCTCGCCGCCAACCCGTCGTACACCCCGCAGCAGGTACGCGACAAACTGGTCGCCGACGCCACCAGCAACGTGGTGACCAGCCCGGGCAGCGGCTCGCCCAACCGGCTGCTGTACCTCGGCGGCGGCGCCAGCGAGCCCCCGCCGCCGTCGGGCTGCACCGGCGCCAACAGCGCCAACGTGACCATCCGCGACTACACCACCGTGGAGAGCGGCGTCACCGTCGCCGGCTGCTCCGGCCTCGCCTCGTCGAGCAGCAAGGTGGCGGTGTCCATCGTGCACACGTACATCGGTGACCTGGTGGTCAGCCTGGTCGCCCCGGACGGCAGCACCTACACGCTGCACAACCGCTCCGGCGGCAGCGCCGACAACATCAACACCACCTACACCGTCAACCTCTCCTCGGAGACCCGCAACGGCACCTGGAAGCTGCGCGTCCGGGACGCCGCCGCCGGTGACACCGGCTACATCGACAACGTCACCCTCACCCTCTAGTCGCGCCGAAGGGCGCCGTCCCACCTGCGGAACGGCGCCCTTCCGGGCAGCCTCAGTCCTCGCAGGCCCAGCCGTCCTTGTCCCGGTCGAGGCGGTAGACGTCGCTGCCGATCACCCGGACCGGGCCGCTCACGTACGCCGGGCCGTCGCCACCGCCGCCCGCGCAGTCGACGTCGCTGGCGATCGGCACGCAGCCGCTGTAGTTCGGGTCGCACTCCCGGGCGACCTTGGTGCCCACCGCCACCACCTCGGTCACCGGCTGGCGGGTCACCACCGACTTCACCAGTTTCCGGCCGGTCTGCACGCCGTCGGTCACCGTCACCTGGTAGGTCAGCGTCCGCACCCCGTCCACGCCCCGGGTACGCACCTTCCGGGTGCCCTTGGCGAGCGAGGAGTCCTTGACGGTCCGGCTGCCGTGCCGGATCGTCTCCGTGCTGGTGACGGTCCGCGTCCGCACCACCGGCGACGGCGACAGTGACGGCGTGGGCGTCGGGGACGCCGACGGGGATGGGGACGGGGCCGGGGCGCCCGTCGCCGGGGCGGACTCCGTTGCCGGTGGCGCGGAGGTGACCGCCGGGACCGGGAGGCCCTGGTCCCGGACCCCGCCGGCGGCGGCCGGCTTCGGCTCCTTCGGCGGATCGGCCGTCGCGCCGATGACGGTGAGCCCGCCGCAGCAGAGCAGCACCAGGGTCAGCGCCCCGCCGCCGACCAGCAGCCCGACGCGCTGCCCGCCGGTGAGCCGACCGAACCAGCCCGTACCAGTTCCGGCGCCCGCGCCGGCCCCATTGCCCGTGCCCGCACCGGCCTCGATGCCCGTGCTGAAACCCGCGCCGGCCCCGATGCCGATGCCGGTGCCGGTGCCGGCGTGCCAGGGCGGGCCGTCGGCGGGTGGCGGGACCATCCCGGGCGGGAACGTGAACCTGGGCGGCGGCTGGTGCGGGTGTCGATCGCTCACGGCGACGAGTGTCGCCAGCGGTGACGCCCACCGGTAACCACCGTGCCGCCGATCATCCCCGTCGACAGGACGGCCCGGTCAGCGCCTCGGCCCGCCCCACCCACCGTTCCGCCCCGGCCCCGCCACCATTTCGCGTCAGCCCCGCCGCCGTTCCGCGTCAGCCCCGCCACCATTTCGCGGATACCGGGGCATCCTCCACTCAGGACACAGCCAGATCGGTGATACGAACGGTCGTACGGCCGCGGGAGAGTCCGGAGCGGGGTGGGTGGGAACGGGTCAGGGTTTTTCGTCGCAGGCTATGTCGTTGCCGTTGCGGTCGAGGCGGTAGACGTCCTCGCCGGTGACCTTGACGGTGCCGGTGAGCCAGACCGGGCCGTCGCCCCGGCCGGCGCAGTCGACGTCCTCGGCGACCGGGACGCAGCCGCTGTAGTTCGGGTCGCACTCGGCGGTACGGGAGGTGCCGACCGCGACGATCTGGGTGACCGGGACCTTGGTGACCTCCGAGCGGAGCAGCCGTTTCCCGGTCGGCTCGCCGTCGACGTAGGTGACCTCGTAGAACAGCGTCTTCAGCCCGGTCACGCCCTTCGTCCGGACCGCCTGCTGGCCGTCGGGCAGCCCGGCGTCCTCCACGGTCTGCACCGGGAACGGTATCCGGGCCGTCTCCCGGACCTGCCGGATCTCCACCTCGCCGGACGGGCTCGGGGTGGGGGTCGGGCGCGCCGACGGCGACGGCGACGGCTCGGTCGGGGTCGCCCACTCCGCCAGCCCGCTCATCGTCGCCCCGCCGCCGGGACGGAACCCGAACAGCGCACCGACCACGGTCAGCTCCGCGCCGCACGCCAGCGCGAAGGTGAGCGCCCCGGCGAGCAGGGCCACCATGGTCCGCCCACCCCCGCCGGGCTTGGGCGCGCTTGCAGCACGGGACGACCGACGAGACGCCATGCAGGAAGTTTCGATCTCATTCCGCCTGCTGGCAAGGTGCAGGGAGGGGCGCCTGGCAGATATTCCTGACGCCCAGCTCAGCCGAGCAGGGGGCGGCGGGGGTCCCAGGGCGGGGAGTCGCCGGTGGCGTCGCGGCGGCGGCGGGCGATCGCGGACAGCGCCTCCAGCACCACCCGGTTACCCAGGTACGCGGTGATGTCCGCGTGGTCGTACGGCGGGGCGACCTCGACCACGTCCACCCCGACCACCGGCAGCTCGTAGCAGCAGCGGCGGACCGCGTCGAGCAGTTGCCGGCTGGTCAGCCCGCCCGGCTCCGGGGTGCCGGTGCCCGGGGCCATGCCCGGGTCGACCACGTCCACGTCCACCGACAGGAACACCCCGTCGCAGTCGTCGACGGCGAGGGCGTACGCCTCGGTGAGGCACTCGTCCAGGCCGCGCGCCACCAGCTCGGTCATCTCGTACGAGCGCATCCGCTGCTCGGCCATCCAGGCCAGGGTGGCCGGGCCGGGCCAGTAGCCGCGCAGCCCGATCTGGAGGAACCGGTCGCCGCGTACCGCCCCGGACTCGATGAGCCTGCGCATCGGCTGACCGTGGCCGTACAGGGAGCCGAACTCGATCTCCCCGGTGTCGGCGTGCGCGTCGAAGTGCACGAGCGACACCCGGCCCAGGCCGTGCCGCCGGGCCACCGCGGTGGCGTCGGGCAGGGCGATGGAGTGGTCACCGCCCAGCACGATCGGGATCGCCCCGGCGGCGGTGACCGCGTGCACCGCGTCCTCCAGGGCGGCCAGGGAGCGTTCGATGTCCCCGGCGAACATCTCCACGTCACCGGCGTCGTAGACGCGCAGGTCGCGCAGCGCGTCGACGCCCAGGGCCAGGGACGGTCGGGAGCCGTCGTGCGGAAGGTAGCAGGCCTGCCGGATGGCGGACGGGCCGAACCGGGTGCCCGGCCGGTGCGAGGTGCCACCGTCGAACGGCGCGCCGATGATCACCACGTCGGCGTCGAAGTACGACGCGGGCTCACCGACCGTGCAGGGCGGCACCCCGAGGAACGTCAGGTCCGG
The sequence above is a segment of the Micromonospora sp. WMMD882 genome. Coding sequences within it:
- a CDS encoding gamma-aminobutyraldehyde dehydrogenase, producing MSDLQRLRNFVDGGYVDPVDGGYADLVDPCTGEVFAQAPVSGAADVDRAASAAATAFESWRDTTPAERQRALLKLADAVESRAAELVDAEVRNTGKPRQLTADEELPPAVDQLRFFAGAARLLEGRSAGEYLAGHTSYVRREPVGVCAQVTPWNYPLMMAVWKVAPALAAGNTVVLKPSDTTPVSTLLLAEIAAEFLPPGVLNVVCGDRDTGRALVAHPTPRLVSITGSTRAGREVAAAAATDLKRTHLELGGKAPVVVFDDADVAAAAEAIAAAGYFNAGQDCTAATRVLAGPGVHDDFVAALTEQARGIRTGGPDDADVLYGPLNNAAQLARVRGFVDRLPDHASVRAGGTPVGERGFFYAPTVVSGVRQPDEIIQEEVFGPVITVQRFDDEDTAVRWANGVPYGLAASVWTRDHGRAMRMTRRLDFGCVWVNTHIPLVAEMPHGGFKHSGHGKDLSAYGLEDYTRVKHVMHHIEG
- the gabT gene encoding 4-aminobutyrate--2-oxoglutarate transaminase; its protein translation is MTFSEELRRRRTAAVARGVGSVLGSYVDHAVGATITDVDGRRWLDFASGIAVTNVGHAAPAVVEAVRAQVERFTHTCFMVAPYESYVAVCEELNALTPGGFEKRSLLVNSGAEAVENAIKIARHATGRPAVVAFEHAYHGRTNLTMALTAKNMPYKHRFGPFAGEVHRAPMSYPLRDGGLSGPDAAARVVDLVEKQVGAENVAALLVEPIQGEGGFVVPAGGFLPALREWATAAGVVFVADEIQTGFCRTGDWFACAHEDVVPDLVATAKGIAGGLPLAGVTGRAELMDAAHVGGLGGTYGGNPVACAAALASIGIMRERELDAAARRIWATAWPRLHAVAARDPRVAEVRGRGAMLAVELVRPGTLTPDPAGAAAVSAACHAAGLLTLTCGTYGNVLRLLPPLVITDAELARGLDVLDAAFARTS
- a CDS encoding S8 family peptidase, coding for MTDSPATGRRWRLAVATTAAAATVAIGAPATAAPAEGRILLAGGATAVDNSYIVVFEDSAVGRPEVGAKARGLAGRHGGAIGRTYSNALRGFEARMSETAAKRLAADPAVRYVQQNHTVRISATQSPTPSWGLDRIDQRSLPLNSSYTYANNGAGVKAYIIDTGIRTTHSDFGGRAVSGYDAVDGGAADDCNGHGTHVAGTVGGTAYGVAKGVTLVAVRVLDCAGSGTNAGVIAGVDWVTGNHAAGEKAVANMSLGGGFNQAINDAVARSIADGVTYGLAAGNDYGANACNSSPASTPAGITVGATQSNDARANYSNIGSCLDIFAPGSSITSAWHTSNTATNSISGTSMATPHVVGAAALVLAANPSYTPQQVRDKLVADATSNVVTSPGSGSPNRLLYLGGGASEPPPPSGCTGANSANVTIRDYTTVESGVTVAGCSGLASSSSKVAVSIVHTYIGDLVVSLVAPDGSTYTLHNRSGGSADNINTTYTVNLSSETRNGTWKLRVRDAAAGDTGYIDNVTLTL
- a CDS encoding G5 domain-containing protein encodes the protein MSDRHPHQPPPRFTFPPGMVPPPADGPPWHAGTGTGIGIGAGAGFSTGIEAGAGTGNGAGAGAGTGTGWFGRLTGGQRVGLLVGGGALTLVLLCCGGLTVIGATADPPKEPKPAAAGGVRDQGLPVPAVTSAPPATESAPATGAPAPSPSPSASPTPTPSLSPSPVVRTRTVTSTETIRHGSRTVKDSSLAKGTRKVRTRGVDGVRTLTYQVTVTDGVQTGRKLVKSVVTRQPVTEVVAVGTKVARECDPNYSGCVPIASDVDCAGGGGDGPAYVSGPVRVIGSDVYRLDRDKDGWACED
- a CDS encoding G5 domain-containing protein; translated protein: MVALLAGALTFALACGAELTVVGALFGFRPGGGATMSGLAEWATPTEPSPSPSARPTPTPSPSGEVEIRQVRETARIPFPVQTVEDAGLPDGQQAVRTKGVTGLKTLFYEVTYVDGEPTGKRLLRSEVTKVPVTQIVAVGTSRTAECDPNYSGCVPVAEDVDCAGRGDGPVWLTGTVKVTGEDVYRLDRNGNDIACDEKP
- the speB gene encoding agmatinase, translating into MTANRYGAMYGPDLTFLGVPPCTVGEPASYFDADVVIIGAPFDGGTSHRPGTRFGPSAIRQACYLPHDGSRPSLALGVDALRDLRVYDAGDVEMFAGDIERSLAALEDAVHAVTAAGAIPIVLGGDHSIALPDATAVARRHGLGRVSLVHFDAHADTGEIEFGSLYGHGQPMRRLIESGAVRGDRFLQIGLRGYWPGPATLAWMAEQRMRSYEMTELVARGLDECLTEAYALAVDDCDGVFLSVDVDVVDPGMAPGTGTPEPGGLTSRQLLDAVRRCCYELPVVGVDVVEVAPPYDHADITAYLGNRVVLEALSAIARRRRDATGDSPPWDPRRPLLG